Within Pseudomonas tructae, the genomic segment GCGCCAGCAATACCGCTATTACGACCAGGACCTCAACGGCCGGGCGCGCTCACGCCTGATGCTCGAGGATTCGGTGCGCGGGGCCATTGAGCACCAGGACTTCAGCCTGGTCTATCAGCCCCAGGTGGCCTTCGCCGATGGCCGCCTGCGTGGCTTCGAGGCGTTGCTGCGCTGGCAGCACCCAAGTGTCGGCGATGTCCCGCCGGGGTTATTCCTGCCCTTGCTGGAGGAGGCGCGGCTGATTTCGCAGCTGGCCAGCTGGATCTATGCCCAAGGTGTGGCCCAGCGCCGCGACTGGCGCGAATGCTTCGACCCGGCCCTGGTGCTGGGTATCAGCCTTAGCCGGGTGCAATTCGCCATGCCAAACCTTGCCGAGGAGCTTGGGCGGGTGATCGCCAGCCAGGGCCTGGACCCGACGCAGCTCGAGGTCGAGGTTGCCGAAACCTCGTTGATGGTCAACAACGATGTGGCCTTGAAGCAACTGCGCAAGCTGCGCGAACTGGGTGTGCGTATCGCCCTGGACGATTTCGGTGCCGGCGATTGTTCTTTACGTATGTTGCGCGACCTGCCGATCGATACGCTCAAGCTCGATCGGCATCTGGTCGCCCGTTTGCCTGACTCGCAGGCTGACGCGGCGCTGGTGTGCTGTGTTATCGAATTGTGCAAGCAATACGCTATCAGCGTGATTGCCGAAGGTGTCGAAACCCTTGCGCAGGCAGACTGGCTGCGGGCCAATGGCTGCGAGTACGTGCAGGGCTTTCTGGTGGCACGGCCGATGACCGCGCGTGATGCCGGCGTGTTTCCGGGCTTTTTTGACTGGCAGCGGGTGTAGTTGGGTACACTGGGCGTTTTCTCGCCCGTCGTTTTTGATCATGACCGTGCTCAAGTACCTGCAAGCCTACCCGCCCGCCCTGCAAGATCAGGTGCGTCAGTTGATTGCCAGCAATCGCCTGGGCGACTACCTGCTGCAGCGCTATCCGGACAAGCATGCGGTGCAGAGCGACAAAGCGCTTTACACCTATGCCCAGGCGCTCAAACAGGAGCACCTGCGCAACGCGCCGAACCTTGACAAGGTGCTGTTCGACAATCGACTTGACCTCACCCATCGCGCGCTCGGCCTGCACACGGCGGTATCGCGGGTACAGGGCGGCAAGCTCAAGGCCAAGAAGGAAATCCGCATTGCCTCATTGTTCAAGGAGGCGGCGCCGCAGTTCCTGAAGATGATCGTGGTGCACGAACTGGCGCACCTCAAAGAGTCCGATCACAACAAGGCGTTCTACCAGCTCTGCGAATACATGCAGCCGGGCTACCATCAACTGGAATTCGACCTGCGGGTTTACCTGACCTACCGTGAGCTGCCCGCCAGCCTGTAGGCCCTGAGGATGTGCCAATGGAAGTGAGCAAGACCAAGAGCAGTTTCTACCGCCGGCTGTATGTGGCCTGGCTGATCGACAGCCAGACCGCCAGTACGGTCCCGGCCCTGATGGAGGCCACCGGGATGCCGCGGCGCACCGCCCAGGACACCATTGCCGCCCTGGCGGACCTGGACATCGTCTGTGAGTTCGAGCAACAGGCCGGGGCACGCAACCATGCTGGCCACTACCGGATTC encodes:
- a CDS encoding YgjP-like metallopeptidase domain-containing protein, translating into MTVLKYLQAYPPALQDQVRQLIASNRLGDYLLQRYPDKHAVQSDKALYTYAQALKQEHLRNAPNLDKVLFDNRLDLTHRALGLHTAVSRVQGGKLKAKKEIRIASLFKEAAPQFLKMIVVHELAHLKESDHNKAFYQLCEYMQPGYHQLEFDLRVYLTYRELPASL
- a CDS encoding winged helix-turn-helix domain-containing protein, whose amino-acid sequence is MEVSKTKSSFYRRLYVAWLIDSQTASTVPALMEATGMPRRTAQDTIAALADLDIVCEFEQQAGARNHAGHYRIRDWGAIDKQWIIQHLRSVREVLGYP